In one window of Bos taurus isolate L1 Dominette 01449 registration number 42190680 breed Hereford chromosome 15, ARS-UCD2.0, whole genome shotgun sequence DNA:
- the OR5W27 gene encoding olfactory receptor family 5 subfamily W member 27, with amino-acid sequence MDTGNCSSLTEFIFLGITDNTKTKVILFTMFLLVYLITLLANLGMITLIRMDPQLHTPMYFFLSHLSFCDLSISTAVGPKMLVDLLAKNKSIPFYGCALQLLVLYTFIDCECLLLAVMAYDRYKAISSPLLYAVSMSSGVCSLLMAGVYLVSIAETLIHMTLAFRLCFCGSNEINHFFCDVAPLLLLSCSDTQVNELLIFTAFGFIELSTISGVLVSYCYIILSVLKIHSAKAGFKAFSTCISHLTSVAIFQGTMLFMYFRSSSSYSLDEDKMTSLFYTLVIPMLNPLIYSLRNKDVKQTLKKLKDKWF; translated from the coding sequence ATGGACACAGGGAATTGCTCCTCCTTAACtgaattcattttcttgggaATTACTGATAACACCAAGACCAAAGTTATTCTATTTACCATGTTCCTCCTTGTTTATCTCATTACTCTTCTGGCAAATCTTGGAATGATCACCCTGATTAGGATGGATCCGCAGCtgcacacacccatgtactttttcctcagcCACCTCTCCTTCTGTGACCTCAGCATTTCCACAGCAGTTGGCCCCAAGATGCTGGTGGATCTATTGGCTAAGAACAAATCAATTCCCTTCTATGGCTGTGCCCTGCAATTATTGGTGCTCTATACCTTTATAGATTGCGAGTGTCTCCTGCTGGCAGTGATGGCTTATGACCGGTACAAGGCCATCAGCAGCCCCttgctctatgcagtcagcatgTCCAGTGGGGTGTGCTCCCTGCTCATGGCTGGGGTTTACCTGGTGAGTATAGCAGAGACGTTGATACACATGACATTAGCATTCCGCTTATGTTTCTGTGGGTCAAATGAGATTAATCACTTTTTTTGTGATGTTGCTCCTCTTCTATTGCTATCTTGCTCAGATACACAGGTCAATGAGTTACTGATATTTACTGCTTTTGGCTTCATTGAACTGAGTACAATTTCAGGAGTTCTTGTCTCTTACTGTTATATTATCCTATCAGTCTTGAAGATCCACTCTGCCAAAGCGGGGTTCAAAGCTTTCTCTACCTGCATCTCTCACCTAACTTCTGTGGCAATTTTCCAGGGAACAATGCTCTTCATGTATTTCAGGTCAAGTTCTTCCTACTCGCTAGATGAAGACAAAATGACCTCTTTGTTTTACACCCTTGTGATTCCCATGTTAAACCCTCTGATTTATAGCCTAAGGAACAAGGATGTGAAACAAACTCTGAAAAAATTGAAGGATAAAtggttttaa
- the OR5I1 gene encoding olfactory receptor family 5 subfamily I member 1: MDFLDGNCTLVTEFILLGFPTRPELQIVLFLLFLTLYSLILMGNIGLMMLIRVDLHLQTPMYFFLSNLSFVDLCYSSVIVPKMLVNFLSQNKSISYYGCALQFYFFCTFADTESFILAAMAYDRYVAICNPLLYTAVMSRGICIWLIVLSYFGGNMSSLVHTSFAFILKYCDKNVINHFFCDLPPLLKLSCTDTSLNEWLLSTYGSSVEIICFIVIIISYFYILLSVLKIRSSSGRKKTFSTCVSHLTSVAIYQGTLLFVYSRPSYLYSPNTDKIISVFYTIIIPVLNPLIYSLRNKDVKDAAKKVLKPKINSS, from the coding sequence atGGACTTTTTAGATGGAAACTGTACCTTGGTGACTGAGTTTATTCTGTTAGGGTTTCCAACTCGCCCTGAACTGCAGATTGTCCTGTTTCTCCTGTTTCTGACTTTGTACTCTCTGATTTTAATGGGGAACATCGGGTTGATGATGTTAATCAGAGTTGATCTGCACCTTCAAACCcccatgtattttttccttagtAACCTATCCTTTGTAGACCTTTGCTATTCTTCAGTCATCGTTCCCAAAATGCTTGTCAACTTCCTCTCTCAGAACAAGTCCATTTCCTATTACGGCTGTGCCCTGCAGTTCTATTTCTTCTGTACTTTTGCAGATACTGAATCCTTTATCTTGGCTGCCATGGCATATGACCGCTATGTCGCCATCTGTAACCCTTTACTGTACACAGCTGTGATGTCTCGGGGCATCTGCATATGGTTGATCGTCTTGTCATACTTTGGAGGCAATATGAGTTCCCTGGTGCACACATCCTTTGCATTTATTCTGAAATACTGTGATAAAAATGTCATTAATCATTTTTTCTGTGACCTCCCTCCCTTGCTTAAGTTATCGTGCACAGACACATCACTTAATGAGTGGCTTCTCTCCACATACGGCAGCTCAGTGGAAATTATCTGcttcattgtcatcatcatctcctacttttacattctccTCTCAGTCTTAAAGATCCGTTCTTCCAGTGGGAGGAAGAAGACCTTCTCTACATGTGTTTCTCACCTGACATCCGTGGCCATCTaccagggaactctgctcttcGTTTACTCACGACCCAGCTACCTGTATTCTCCCAACACTGATAAAATCATCTCAGTGTTCTACACCATCATCATTCCAGTGCTGAATCCCTTGATTTATAGTTTGAGAAACAAAGACGTAAAAGACGCTGCTAAAAAAGTCTTAAAACCAAAGATAAATTCCTCCTGA